Proteins found in one Falco rusticolus isolate bFalRus1 chromosome W, bFalRus1.pri, whole genome shotgun sequence genomic segment:
- the LOC119140640 gene encoding adenomatous polyposis coli protein-like isoform X3, with protein sequence MSKATRRASATLCSMKDCMRALVAQLKSESEDLQQVIASVLRNLSWRADVNSKKTLREVGSVKALMECALEVKKESTLKSVLSALWNLSAHCTENKGDICAVDGALAFLVGTLTYRSQANTLAIIESGGGILRNVSSLIATNEDHRQILRENSCLQTLLQHLKSHSLTIVSNACGTLWNLSARNAKDQEALWDMGAVSMLKNLIHSKHKMIAMGSAAALRNLMANRPAKYKDANIMSPGSSLPSLYVRKQKALEAELDAQHLSETFENIDNLSPKASHHNKQRHKQNIYNEYVLDSSRHDDGICSSETFNTSHMTVLSPYLNATVLPGSSSYSRGNIENSRSEKDRSLNRDVAVGLNSYHQATENTGNSSKRIGMQITAAAQIAKVMEEVTSMHIPQEDRSSCSTSEMHCLTEDRNVPRKTAAAHTHSNTYFPKSENSNGTCPMLYTTMEYKRASNDSLNSVSSSDGYGKRGQMKPSIESYSEDDESKFRSYGQYPADLAHKIHSANHMDDNDEELDTPINYSLKYSDEQLSSGRQSPSQNERWARPKHIIEDEIKQNEQRQLRSKDATYSVYTESGDDKCMKYQSPFGQQECVSSFRSRGSNGAEQSRVGSMLGMNQKVNQSLCQADDYDNDKPTNYSECYSKEEHHKGEEDRPTNYSIKYNKEEHLVDQPIDYSLKYSTEVPLSSQKPSFTISNSSSVQSTKTDDISLSCENISTPSGSSERQNQLHPNSAQSRSSHAQKTASCKTSSINQETIQTYCVEDTPICFSRCSSLSSLSSAEDEIGCDQPTHVTDANNTLQIAELKENSGILSTEGAVSEVASASQHIRTKSSRLQTPSLSPSDSSRHKAVEFSSGAKSPSKSGAHTPKSPPEHYVQETPLMFSRCTSVSSLDSFESHSIASSVQSEPCSGMVSGIISPSDLPDSPGQTMPPSRSKTPPPAQGAQVKKEVAKGKVPNAEKRESGPRQVAINEAVQRVQVLPDADTLLHFATESTPDGFSCSSSLSGLSLDEPFIQKDVELRIMPPVHENEHGNEAEPEQPDVTKDNQEKKAEKPTEAEKDIMDDSDDDIVILEEYIISAMPTKSSHKAKKPSQASASKIPPPVTRKPSQLLVYKLLPSQTGLQSQKRVSFTPGYDMPWVYFVEDTPINFSTATSLSDLTIESLPNELANVENVGTGAESEEFEKRDTIPTEGISTDNSQRAKSSTKTAPGLDDDKTEEGDILAECINSAMPKGKSHKSFRVKKVIDQIQQASLSVSNTNQSEHDKKEPMSPVKPIPQNNEYRAHVRKNTEPKSYINNERSYSENTDTKKQNLKNNSRYFNDKLPNNEEHVKGNFAFDSPHHYTPIEGTPYCFSRNDSLSSLDFDDYDDVDLSRENAELQKRKAKETETEDYTNTEQSSNQQPSNRTQVCQKYLTGRSQPETFSQSTKDIPDRGAAVDEKMQDFAIENTPVNFSRNSSLRSLSDIDQENNNKESERAKQTEGPDSQIESNRPQTSSYAPKSFIVEDTPVCFSRNSSLSSLSIDSEDDLLQECISSAMPKKKKPSKVKSESEKNNSRNMGDVLAEDLSLDLRERGRTDSEHGFSPDSENFDWKAIQEGANSIVSSLHQAAAAISLTRQASSDSDSILSLKSGIFLGSPFHLTPDQEEKPFTSNKGPRILKPGEKSTLEYKKVESENKGIKGGKKVYKSIITGKACSNSKVSSQLRQPQQTNMTSISRGRTMIHIPGVRNSSSSTSPVTKKGPPLKNTNSKSPSEGQNSVSSPRGVNSSVKLESAPVTRQPSQQSRSSKRPSRSGSRDSTPSRPQQQPLSRPLQSPGQNSISPGRNGISPPNKLSHLPMTSSSNTVSTKSSSSGRMLYTAPGRQLSQQNLTKQTALTKSTSGIPRSESASKGLNQILNSGGSNKKAELSRMSSAKSSGSESDRSERPVLVRQSTFIKETSSPTLRQKFKESASYEFLSPYRPGSPTRSQIQIPVLSPSLPNMSLSTHLTAQTSSWQNLPPNLSPSVEYDGRPTKHHDIARSHSESPSRLPINRLGTWKREHSKHSSSLPRVSTWRRSGSSSSVLSASSESSEKTKSEDEKQHESSVSRHKQSNESQASAKATWRKIKENEIPQIMNEPKYSSAGATNDTDSKTLIYQMAPAVSKTEDVWVRIEDCPINKPRSGRSPTGNTPPVIDSVSEKGSVNNKDSKEITEKQNPENRNVPVHTIGLENCPNSFFQIDSPDKKGTEAKPGQNNPVPAPENNESTVNEHTPFSSSSSSKHNSPSGTVAARVTPFNYSPSPRKSSVDNSSARPSQIPTPINNSTKKHDSKTENTDSSETQSPKRHSGSYLVTSV encoded by the exons ATGTCAAAggcaacaagaagggcttct GCTACATTATGTTCTATGAAGGACTGCATGAGAGCTCTTGTAGCCCAATTGAAGTCTGAAAGTGAAGACTTGCAGCAG GTCATTGCAAGCGTTTTGAGGAACTTGTCCTGGCGAGCAGATGTAAACAGTAAAAAGACTCTACGTGAAGTTGGAAGTGTAAAAGCATTGATGGAATGTGCTTTAGAAGTTAAGAAG GAATCCACCCTAAAAAGCGTTTTGAGTGCCTTATGGAATTTGTCAGCACACTGTACTGAGAACAAAGGTGATATATGTGCTGTTGATGGTGCTCTTGCATTTCTAGTTGGTACACTGACATACCGGAGCCAAGCAAACACTTTAGCTATCATAGAAAGTGGAGGAGGAATATTAAGAAATGTTTCTAGCTTAATTGCTACTAATGAGGACCACAG GCAAATCTTGCGAGAGAACAGCTGCTTACAAACCTTGTTACAGCATTTGAAGTCACACAGTTTGACAATAGTCAGTAATGCATGTGGGACCCTGTGGAATCTTTCTGCACGAAATGCAAAAGATCAGGAGGCACTGTGGGACATGGGAGCAGTGAGCATGCTCAAAAATCTCATTCactcaaaacacaaaatgatAGCAatgggcagtgctgcagctctaAGAAACCTGATGGCAAATAGGCCAGCAAAATATAAGGATGCCAACATTATGTCTCCAGGATCAAGCTTACCATCTCTTTATGTTAGAAAACAAAAGGCACTGGAAGCAGAATTAGATGCTCAGCATTTATCAGAGACTTTTGAAAACATAGATAATTTAAGCCCAAAAGCATCTCACCATAATAAGCAGAGACATAAGCAAAATATATACAATGAGTATGTTTTGGATTCCAGTCGACATGATGATGGGATTTGCAGTTCAGAGACTTTTAATACTAGTCATATGACTGTGCTTTCACCATATTTAAATGCTACAGTATTGCCTGGCTCCTCTTCCTATAGTAGAGGAAACATAGAAAACTCTCGATCTGAGAAAGACAGAAGCCTCAATAGGGATGTAGCAGTAGGTTTAAATAGCTATCATCAAGCTACAGAGAATACTGGGAACTCCTCTAAGAGAATAGGAATGCAGAttactgctgcagctcagaTTGCCAAAGTTATGGAAGAAGTAACAAGCATGCATATTCCACAAGAAGACAGAAGTTCTTGTTCCACTTCTGAAATGCACTGTTtgacagaagacagaaatgtcccaagaaaaacagctgctgcCCATACTCACTCGAATACATACTTTCCTAAATCTGAGAATTCAAACGGGACGTGTCCTATGCTTTATACAACAATGGAATACAAGAGAGCTTCAAATGATAGTTTAAATAGTGTCAGCAGCAGTGATGGCTATGGTAAAAGAGGTCAAATGAAACCTTCCATTGAATCTTACTCGGAAGATGATGAAAGTAAATTTCGTAGTTATGGTCAATACCCAGCTGACTTGGCACATAAGATACATAGTGCAAATCATATGGATGACAATGATGAAGAGCTAGACACTCCTATTAATTATAGTCTTAAATATTCAGATGAACAGTTGAGTTCTGGAAGGCAAAGTCCCTCTCAGAATGAAAGATGGGCAAGGCCTAAGCATATAATAGAagatgaaataaagcaaaatgaacaaaGGCAGTTAAGGAGCAAAGATGCAACTTATTCCGTGTACACTGAAAGCGGAGATGATAAGTGCATGAAATACCAGTCACCTTTTGGACAGCAAgaatgtgtttcttcttttagaTCAAGAGGATCCAAtggtgcagagcagagcagagtaGGCTCAATGCTTGGAATGAATCAAAAAGTAAACCAGTCCTTGTGCCAGGCTGATGATTATGACAATGATAAGCCAACCAACTATAGTGAATGCTACTCTAAGGAGGAACACCACAAAGGGGAAGAAGACAGACCAACTAATTATAGCATAAAGTACAATAAAGAGGAACATCTTGTTGATCAGCCTATTGATTATAGTCTAAAATATTCAACAGAAGTTCCTCTCTCTTCTCAGAAGCCATCTTTTACTATTTCAAACAGTTCATCAGTGCAAAGCACTAAAACTGACGATATTTCCTTAAGCTGTGAGAACATATCAACCCCTTCAGGTAGTTCAGAGAGACAGAATCAGCTTCACCCAAATTCTGCACAGAGTAGAAGTAGTCATGCTCAAAAGACTGCCTCCTGTAAGACTTCCTCTATTAATCAGGAAACTATACAAACTTATTGTGTGGAAGATACACCAATATGTTTTTCAAGGTGTAGCTCTTTGTCATCTTTGTCATCAGCTGAAGATGAAATAGGATGTGATCAACCCACACATGTGACAGATGCTAATAACACATTACAGATAGCAGAACTAAAGGAAAACAGTGGGATTCTGTCTACAGAAGGTGCAGTAAGTGAAGTTGCATCAGCTTCTCAGCACATCAGAACAAAATCTAGTAGACTTCAGACTCCTAGTTTATCTCCTTCTGACTCTTCTAGACATAAAGCTGTTGAATTTTCTTCTGGTGCCAAATCTCCCTCAAAGAGTGGTGCACACACTCCTAAAAGTCCACCAGAACATTATGTGCAGGAAACCCCACTCATGTTTAGCAGATGTACTTCTGTAAGTTCCCTGGATAGTTTTGAAAGCCATTCAATTGCTAGTTCAGTTCAAAGTGAGCCTTGCAGTGGAATGGTAAGTGGAATTATAAGTCCCAGTGATCTTCCAGACAGCCCTGGACAAACAATGCCTCCAAGCAGAAGTAAAACTCCACCCCCTGCTCAAGGAGCTCAAGTAAAGAAGGAAGTAGCTAAAGGCAAAGTACCTAATGCAGAAAAGAGAGAGTCTGGTCCTAGACAGGTAGCTATAAATGAAGCTGTTCAAAGAGTTCAGGTACTGCCAGATGCTGATACGTTATTACATTTTGCCACAGAAAGTACACCGGATGGATTTTCTTGCTCTTCTAGCCTAAGTGGTCTGAGTCTTGATGAACCATTTATACAGAAAGATGTAGAGTTAAGAATAATGCCTCCTGTACATGAAAATGAACATGGAAATGAAGCAGAACCTGAACAGCCAGATGTTACAAAGGATAACCAAGAGAAGAAAGCGGAGAAGCctactgaagcagaaaaagacattATGGATGATTCTGATGATGATATTGTTATATTGGAAGAATATATTATTTCTGCAATGCCAACAAAATCTTCACATAAAGCCAAAAAGCCTTCTCAAGCATCTGCTTCAAAAATACCTCCTCCTGTAACCAGAAAGCCAAGCCAACTGCTAGTTTACAAACTTTTGCCTTCACAAACTGGATTGCAGTCCCAAAAGCGTGTGAGTTTTACACCTGGATATGATATGCCATGGGTATACTTTGTTGAGGATACACCAATAAATTTTTCAACAGCTACATCTTTGAGTGACCTCACAATAGAGTCACTACCGAATGAGTTGGCCAATGTAGAGAACGTGGGTACAGGGGCAGAGTCAGAGGAGTTTGAAAAGAGAGACACCATTCCTACAGAAGGTATAAGTACAGATAACTCTCAGAGAGCAAAAAGCTCAACTAAGACTGCCCCAGGACTGGATGATGACAAAACAGAAGAGGGTGATATTCTGGCCGAATGTATTAATTCGGCTatgccaaaaggaaaaagtcacAAATCTTTCAGAGTGAAGAAGGTAATAGATCAAATCCAACAAGCATCTTTATCTGTAAGTAACACAAATCAGTCAGAACATGATAAAAAGGAGCCAATGTCACCAGTAAAGCCCATTCCCCAAAATAATGAATATAGAGCACatgtaagaaaaaacacagagcCTAAAAGCTATATTAATAATGAAAGAAGCTATTCAGAGaacacagacacaaagaaacagaatcttaaaaataattcaagataTTTTAATGACAAACTTCCAAATAATGAAGAGCATGTAAAAGGAAACTTTGCATTTGATTCCCCTCATCATTACACACCTATTGAGGGAACTCCTTATTGTTTTTCACGGAATGATTCTCTAAGTTCTTTAGATTTTGATGATTATGATGATGTTGACCTTTCAAGGGAGAATGCAGaattgcaaaaaagaaaagcaaaggaaacagaaactgaaGACTACACTAATACAGAACAATCTTCAAATCAGCAACCAAGTAATAGGACACAAGTTTGTCAAAAATACCTGACAGGCAGAAGCCAGCCTGAAACTTTCTCTCAGTCAACTAAAGATATTCCAGATAGAGGAGCAGCTGTAGATGAGAAAATGCAGGATTTTGCTATTGAAAACACACCTGTAAATTTTTCTCGCAATTCATCTCTTCGTTCCCTCAGTGATATTGAtcaagaaaacaacaacaaagaaagtGAACGTGCAAAACAAACTGAGGGTCCTGATTCACAGATAGAATCAAATAGACCACAGACTTCTAGTTATGCACCTAAATCATTTATTGTTGAAGATACTCCTGTATGTTTCTCTAGAAACAGCTCTCTCAGTTCTCTTAGTATTGACTCAGAAGATGATCTGTTGCAGGAATGCATTAGTTCAGCTAtgcctaaaaagaaaaaaccctcaaaagtaaagagtgaaagtgaaaaaaataattccagaaatatGGGTGATGTATTGGCAGAAGATTTATCACTGGatttgagagagagagggaggacaGATTCAGAACATGGTTTCTCACCTGATTCAGAGAACTTTGATTGGAAAGCTATACAAGAAGGTGCGAATTCTATAGTTAGTagcttgcatcaagctgcagCTGCTATATCACTGACTAGACAAGCTTCATCAGACTCTGACTCTATCCTTTCATTAAAATCTGGTATTTTTCTAGGGTCACCTTTTCATCTTACCCCAGACCaagaagaaaagccttttaCTAGTAATAAAGGTCCAAGAATTCTTAAGCCAGGGGAGAAGAGTACATTGGAGTATAAAAAAGTAGAATCTGAAAATAAGGGaatcaaaggaggaaaaaaagtatacaAAAGTATAATTACAGGAAAAGCTTGCTCTAATTCAAAAGTTTCAAGCCAGTTAAGGCAACCACAGCAAACAAATATGACTTCAATTTCACGTGGTAGGACAATGATTCATATTCCAGGAGTTCGAAATAGTTCCTCAAGTACTAGTCCTGTTACCAAAAAAGGTCCCCCTCTAAAAAATACAAACTCCAAGAGTCCCAGTGAAGGCCAAAATTCTGTTAGTTCTCCAAGAGGAGTCAATTCATCAGTGAAACTTGAGTCAGCTCCTGTAACTAGACAACCATCTCAACAAAGCAGGTCAAGTAAAAGACCTTCTAGATCAGGATCTAGAGACTCTACTCCTTCTAGACCTCAACAGCAGCCATTAAGCAGGCCTCTGCAATCTCCAGGACAAAACTCAATTTCCCCAGGAAGAAATGGTATAAGTCCTCCCAACAAACTGTCTCATTTGCCAATGACATCATCCTCTAATACAGTTTCAACTAAATCTTCAAGTTCAGGAAGAATGTTATATACAGCACCAGGCAGGCAGTTGAGCCAGCAAAACCTTACAAAGCAAACTGCCTTAACTAAGAGTACCAGTGGCATTCCCAGAAGTGAGTCTGCTTCAAAAGGATTAAACCAAATTCTCAATAGTGGTGGATCAAACAAAAAGGCTGAACTATCCAGAATGTCATCCGCAAAATCCAGTGGGAGTGAATCTGACAGATCTGAAAGACCTGTTCTGGTTCGTCAGTCAACTTTTATTAAAGAAACTTCGAGTCCAACTCTAAGACAGAAATTCAAAGAGTCTGCTTCATATGAATTTCTGTCTCCTTACAGGCCAGGGTCTCCCACTAGATCCCAAATACAGATTCCAGTTTTAAGTCCATCTCTTCCCAATATGTCTTTATCCACTCATTTAACTGCCCAGACTAGCAGTTGGCAAAATTTACCCCCTAATCTGAGTCCTTCTGTAGAATATGATGGGAGACCAACAAAACATCATGACATAGCTCGTTCTCATTCTGAAAGTCCATCTAGATTGCCAATCAATAGATTGGGAACATGGAAGCGTGAACATAGTAAGCATTCCTCATCACTTCCTCGTGTAAGCACTTGGCGAAGATCCGGAAGTTCTTCCTCAGTTCTGTCAGCTTCTTCAGAATCCAGTGAAAAGACGAAAAGtgaagatgaaaagcaacatgaaaGTTCTGTTTCTAGACACAAACAAAGTAATGAAAGTCAAGCATCAGCAAAAGCtacttggagaaaaataaaagaaaatgaaattcctCAAATAATGAATGAGCCTAAGTATTCTTCCGCAGGTGCAACAAATGACACTGATTCCAAAACTCTAATTTATCAGATGGCACCAGCTGTCTCTAAGACAGAGGATGTGTGGGTGAGGATAGAGGACTGCCCTATTAATAAACCTCGATCTGGAAGATCCCCAACTGGAAATACTCCCCCTGTTATTGACAGTGTTTCAGAGAAAGGGAGTGTGAATAATAAAGATTCTAAAGAGattactgaaaaacaaaatccagagaacagaaatgttCCTGTTCATACCATTGGTTTAGAAAATTGTCCAAACTCTTTCTTTCAGATAGACAGTCCAGACaagaaaggaacagaagcaaaacctgGACAGAATAATCCTGTTCCTGCaccagaaaataatgaaagtacTGTTAATGAGCATACACCATTCAGTTCCAGTAGCTCAAGCAAACATAACTCCCCCAGTGGTACTGTTGCAGCAAGAGTGACTCCTTTCAACTACAGTCCAAGTCCCAGGAAGAGTAGTGTGGACAACAGTTCTGCTCGGCCATCACAAATACCAACACCAATAAAtaacagcacaaagaaacatgattcaaagactgaaaatacagactCCAGTGAAACTCAGAGTCCTAAACGTCATTCTGGCTCTTACCTGGTGACTTCTGTTTAA